A genome region from Arthrobacter agilis includes the following:
- the dhaL gene encoding dihydroxyacetone kinase subunit DhaL: MAEALDTGWAVRWMHETARVVAENRALLIDLDRVIGDADHGENLDRGFSAVVAKLDAGDAPATPAAVLKQAAMTLMSTVGGAAGPLYGTAFLRAATSLGDAGEIDAGAAAGMIRAARDGIVARGKAEVGDKTMVDAWTPATESAETAAQAGATPPEVLAAAANAAHAGAVATEPLIARKGRASYLGERSAGHQDPGAVSTALILTAAAAAAGGEVA, from the coding sequence ATGGCCGAAGCCCTCGACACCGGCTGGGCCGTGCGGTGGATGCACGAGACCGCGCGCGTCGTCGCGGAGAACCGCGCCCTCCTGATCGATCTCGACAGGGTCATCGGGGACGCGGACCACGGGGAGAACCTGGACCGCGGCTTCAGCGCCGTCGTCGCCAAGCTCGACGCCGGTGACGCGCCGGCGACCCCCGCCGCGGTCCTCAAACAGGCCGCCATGACGCTCATGTCCACCGTCGGGGGTGCTGCGGGGCCGCTGTACGGGACGGCCTTCCTGCGCGCCGCGACGTCGCTCGGCGATGCCGGGGAGATCGACGCCGGGGCCGCCGCGGGGATGATCCGGGCGGCACGCGACGGGATCGTCGCGCGCGGCAAGGCCGAGGTGGGGGACAAGACCATGGTCGACGCCTGGACGCCGGCCACCGAGTCCGCCGAGACCGCCGCCCAGGCCGGTGCCACCCCGCCGGAGGTGCTGGCGGCCGCAGCGAACGCCGCCCACGCGGGCGCCGTGGCCACCGAACCCCTGATCGCCCGCAAGGGCAGGGCGAGCTACCTCGGTGAACGCAGCGCCGGCCACCAGGACCCGGGTGCCGTGTCCACGGCCCTGATCCTGACGGCGGCCGCGGCCGCGGCCGGGGGAGAGGTCGCGTGA
- the dhaM gene encoding dihydroxyacetone kinase phosphoryl donor subunit DhaM → MSISLVVVSHSEKIAEGVVELAAQMAPDVLLVAAGGAEDGTGPARIGTSFDRVQAAIGRASGGDGVVVLTDLGSAVMTAEMVLEFLEPEARESVRLARAALVEGAVAAAVQAQGGGTLDEVVQAAERAVVSIRPEELEPFVSHAAAAPGQGPAPAADADGGTGGPTASGSWTLPNQMGLHARPAATLATGLTELDAEVTVNGVDGKSVMLLMSLGLGQGKTVTVEATGPDARAAVDFVGQAVESGFGEPS, encoded by the coding sequence GTGAGCATCAGCCTGGTCGTCGTCTCCCACAGCGAGAAGATCGCCGAGGGCGTCGTCGAGCTGGCCGCGCAGATGGCGCCCGACGTCCTCCTCGTCGCGGCCGGGGGAGCGGAGGACGGCACGGGCCCCGCCCGCATCGGGACGAGTTTCGACCGCGTGCAGGCGGCCATCGGGCGTGCGTCCGGCGGTGACGGCGTGGTGGTCCTGACCGATCTCGGTTCCGCGGTCATGACCGCGGAGATGGTACTCGAGTTCCTCGAGCCGGAGGCGCGGGAGTCCGTCCGGCTCGCCCGGGCGGCCCTGGTGGAGGGCGCCGTCGCAGCGGCCGTGCAGGCCCAGGGCGGCGGGACCCTCGACGAGGTGGTGCAGGCGGCGGAACGGGCCGTGGTGTCCATCCGCCCCGAGGAGCTCGAGCCCTTCGTCAGCCACGCCGCGGCAGCCCCCGGACAGGGGCCGGCGCCCGCTGCCGACGCCGACGGTGGCACCGGAGGGCCGACGGCCAGCGGTTCATGGACGCTGCCCAACCAGATGGGCCTGCACGCCAGGCCCGCCGCCACGCTCGCCACGGGGCTCACGGAGCTCGATGCCGAGGTGACGGTGAACGGGGTGGACGGCAAGTCCGTGATGCTCCTGATGAGCCTCGGGCTCGGCCAGGGGAAGACCGTGACCGTCGAGGCGACGGGCCCGGACGCCCGGGCGGCGGTCGACTTCGTCGGGCAGGCGGTCGAGTCGGGCTTCGGCGAACCGTCCTGA
- a CDS encoding A/G-specific adenine glycosylase, with protein sequence MRDLHARITDWFADAARDLPWREPGCSPWGILVSEVMLQQTPVVRVLPVWREWLERWPSPAHLAAEPAGAAVRHWGRLGYPRRALRLHAAASAMVARHDGEVPRTYEELLALPGVGTYTAAAVAAFAFGRRETVVDTNIRRVHARLFGGTALPAPALTAAETRRAVDLLPEDDALSVRWNAAVMELGAVVCTARSPLCDACPVLDACAWVAAGRPAPDYVPKGQAWAGTDRQVRGAIVAVLRDAHAPVPRSVLLEAPVDLALGTGAVEVAGGAPGTLSALHGLRAPLEQLERALAGLMADGLAEETDGGIRLPA encoded by the coding sequence GTGCGTGATCTCCACGCGCGGATCACCGACTGGTTCGCGGACGCCGCACGGGACCTGCCCTGGCGGGAACCGGGATGCTCCCCGTGGGGCATCCTCGTCAGCGAGGTCATGCTGCAGCAGACCCCGGTGGTCCGGGTGCTCCCGGTCTGGCGTGAGTGGCTGGAACGCTGGCCGTCCCCGGCCCACCTCGCCGCCGAACCCGCCGGTGCCGCCGTCCGTCACTGGGGCCGCCTCGGGTATCCCCGCCGCGCGCTCCGCCTGCACGCCGCGGCGTCGGCCATGGTGGCGCGGCACGACGGCGAGGTCCCGCGGACCTACGAGGAGCTGCTGGCGCTGCCCGGCGTGGGCACCTACACCGCCGCGGCCGTGGCCGCCTTCGCCTTCGGCCGGCGCGAGACAGTGGTCGACACCAACATCCGGCGGGTCCACGCGCGGCTCTTCGGCGGCACCGCGCTCCCCGCGCCGGCGCTCACCGCAGCGGAGACGAGGCGGGCCGTGGACCTGCTGCCCGAGGACGATGCGCTGTCGGTGCGCTGGAACGCCGCCGTCATGGAACTGGGGGCCGTCGTCTGCACGGCCAGGAGCCCCCTGTGCGACGCATGCCCGGTGCTGGACGCGTGCGCCTGGGTGGCGGCGGGGCGGCCGGCGCCCGACTACGTGCCGAAGGGCCAGGCGTGGGCGGGGACGGACCGGCAGGTGCGTGGCGCCATCGTCGCCGTGCTGCGGGACGCCCACGCCCCGGTCCCGCGGTCCGTGCTCCTGGAGGCACCGGTGGACCTCGCCCTGGGGACGGGCGCCGTGGAGGTCGCGGGCGGGGCACCGGGGACGCTCAGCGCCCTGCACGGCCTGCGCGCGCCCCTCGAGCAGCTCGAGCGCGCACTCGCCGGGCTCATGGCCGACGGCCTCGCGGAGGAGACCGACGGCGGGATCCGCCTGCCGGCCTAG
- the disA gene encoding DNA integrity scanning diadenylate cyclase DisA, whose translation MVRSPEDSLKATLARVAPGTQLRDGLERILRGRTGALIVLGFDRTVDSICSGGFDIGIEFSPTRLRELAKMDGAIVCDKDASRILRAAVQLVPDHTIETQESGTRHRTAERVAKQTNLPVISVSQSMQIIALYIDGLRHVLEGSEPVLARANQALATLERYRARLDQVTNSLSALEIEAMVTVRDVAVTLQRQEMVRRISEEISQYVLELGVDGRLLSLQVEELTTGLGPGSEMVLRDYMDLGSSTAPLEERVATLQGFSSTDLIDLGTIASVLGFNPSVDSLEAVIQPKGFRLLSGIKAVPPAVANRLVEHFDGLQNLMAANIEDLMAVDGIGEQRARTVREGLSRIAETSLLDRFM comes from the coding sequence ATGGTTCGTAGTCCGGAGGACTCGCTCAAAGCCACCCTCGCCAGAGTAGCCCCAGGCACCCAGTTGCGCGACGGGCTCGAGCGCATCCTGCGGGGTCGCACCGGCGCGCTGATCGTGCTCGGCTTCGACCGCACCGTGGACTCGATCTGTTCCGGCGGCTTCGACATCGGCATCGAGTTCTCGCCCACCCGCCTGCGCGAACTGGCGAAGATGGACGGCGCCATCGTCTGCGACAAGGATGCGAGCCGGATCCTCCGCGCAGCCGTCCAGCTCGTACCCGACCACACCATCGAGACGCAGGAGTCGGGCACGCGCCACCGCACCGCGGAGCGCGTGGCCAAGCAGACCAACCTGCCGGTGATCAGCGTCAGCCAGTCCATGCAGATCATCGCCCTCTACATCGACGGTCTCCGCCACGTCCTCGAGGGTTCCGAGCCGGTACTCGCCCGCGCCAACCAGGCCCTGGCCACGCTCGAGCGGTACCGTGCCCGGCTGGACCAGGTCACGAACTCGCTGTCCGCCCTGGAGATCGAGGCGATGGTGACCGTCCGTGACGTCGCCGTCACGCTGCAGCGCCAGGAGATGGTGCGCAGGATCTCCGAGGAGATCTCGCAGTACGTCCTGGAACTCGGCGTGGACGGCCGCCTGCTGTCGCTGCAGGTCGAGGAGCTCACCACGGGGCTCGGCCCCGGGAGCGAGATGGTGCTGCGCGACTACATGGACCTCGGCAGCAGCACGGCGCCGCTCGAGGAGCGCGTCGCGACCCTGCAGGGATTCAGCTCCACCGATCTCATCGATCTCGGGACCATTGCCAGCGTCCTGGGCTTCAACCCGTCGGTGGACTCGCTCGAGGCCGTGATCCAGCCCAAGGGGTTCCGCCTGCTCTCGGGCATCAAGGCCGTGCCGCCGGCCGTGGCGAACCGGCTCGTGGAACACTTCGACGGCCTGCAGAACCTCATGGCCGCGAACATCGAGGACCTCATGGCCGTGGACGGCATCGGCGAGCAGCGCGCCCGGACGGTCCGCGAGGGCCTGTCCCGGATCGCGGAGACGAGCCTGCTCGACCGCTTCATGTGA
- the radA gene encoding DNA repair protein RadA yields MPTKTSPAARASRSNTPNYRCAECGWTTAKWVGRCGECQAWGTVEETGQVVARTTAAAAVTTPARRIADVDATLSGFQPTKIDELDRVLGGGLVPGAVILLAGEPGVGKSTLLLDVAARVARLGKDVLYVTGEESAAQVKLRADRIDAVADSLYLSAETDLGQALGQVESIDPALLIVDSVQTLSSAAVDGSAGGVTQVREVAASLIGAAKARGMTTLLVGHVTKDGSIAGPRLLEHLVDVVCQFEGERHSRLRLLRAVKNRYGPTDEVGCFDLTDGGIEGLADPSGLFVSRTKDPVSGTCITVTLEGRRPLLAEVQALLAESANSQPRRATSGLDSSRVAMLLAVLQSRASVSLSKDDSYVATVGGVRLTEPATDLAVALAIASAKTDHPLPARLIAFGEVGLAGEVRPVPGIGRRIQEAERLGFTHAIVPASPGGTGPVPKGFSVREVSTLTEALALLF; encoded by the coding sequence ATGCCCACGAAGACCTCTCCCGCCGCACGCGCGAGCCGCAGCAACACCCCGAACTACCGCTGCGCGGAATGCGGATGGACGACGGCGAAATGGGTGGGGCGCTGCGGTGAGTGCCAGGCGTGGGGCACCGTCGAGGAGACGGGCCAGGTGGTCGCGCGCACCACGGCCGCCGCGGCGGTCACCACCCCGGCGCGGCGGATCGCCGACGTCGATGCCACCCTGTCCGGATTCCAGCCGACGAAGATCGACGAGCTCGACCGCGTCCTCGGCGGCGGCCTGGTGCCGGGCGCCGTCATCCTGCTCGCCGGGGAGCCCGGCGTGGGCAAGTCCACGCTGCTGCTCGACGTCGCCGCGCGGGTGGCCCGGCTGGGCAAGGACGTCCTCTACGTCACCGGCGAGGAGTCCGCGGCGCAGGTGAAGCTGCGGGCGGACCGGATCGACGCCGTGGCCGACTCGCTGTACCTGAGCGCCGAAACGGACCTCGGCCAGGCGCTCGGCCAGGTGGAATCGATCGACCCGGCGCTGCTGATCGTCGACTCCGTGCAGACCCTCAGCAGTGCGGCCGTGGACGGCAGCGCCGGTGGTGTCACGCAGGTACGCGAGGTCGCGGCGTCCCTCATCGGGGCGGCCAAGGCCCGCGGCATGACCACGCTCCTCGTCGGGCACGTCACCAAGGACGGTTCCATCGCCGGGCCGCGCCTCCTCGAGCACCTCGTGGACGTCGTCTGCCAGTTCGAGGGCGAGCGCCATTCCCGCCTGCGCCTGCTGCGGGCGGTGAAGAACCGGTACGGCCCCACGGACGAGGTGGGGTGCTTCGACCTGACGGACGGCGGCATCGAGGGACTGGCCGATCCCAGTGGCCTCTTCGTCTCGCGCACCAAGGACCCGGTGTCGGGTACCTGCATCACCGTGACGCTCGAGGGCCGGCGTCCCCTCCTCGCCGAGGTGCAGGCGCTCCTCGCCGAGTCCGCCAACTCCCAGCCACGCCGGGCCACCAGCGGCCTCGACAGTTCGCGCGTCGCCATGCTGCTGGCGGTGCTGCAGAGCCGCGCGTCCGTCAGCCTCTCCAAGGACGACAGCTATGTGGCGACGGTGGGTGGTGTCCGCCTGACCGAACCCGCCACCGACCTCGCCGTCGCCCTGGCCATCGCCTCCGCCAAGACCGACCACCCCCTGCCCGCGCGGCTGATCGCGTTCGGGGAGGTGGGCCTCGCCGGCGAGGTGCGTCCCGTCCCGGGCATCGGCCGGCGCATCCAGGAGGCGGAACGGCTCGGGTTCACCCACGCGATCGTCCCGGCGTCGCCCGGCGGCACCGGTCCCGTGCCGAAGGGCTTCTCGGTGCGGGAGGTCTCGACCCTCACCGAGGCACTGGCCCTCCTCTTCTAG
- a CDS encoding FUSC family protein produces MPPRQGVSKALAFLRKRSRIGFRRSSNSVVPALQMTACAVGAYAFAEHVLGHSGPLFAATSSMISLGFSRDPRIRRVLEVAIGCTLGISVGDLLLTFFGTGLWQAAVVLFISILLARFLDSGTIFTTQLGLQSLLVVLLPAPQGGPFTRSVDAIVGGLFALAITVLLPRDPRREPKTNVRGLLGELSGVLRDGASALRQSDSTLAWHALVRARSCQAQLDTLTGGMRAAEEVARISPAYRRHRDELGDLRSAIDSIDLAIRNSRVFSRRLTSAINHAALTDEAIETLGQALEDTADAVDVLSRALSAGDSAERRLNLRQARNELAAVATDLHPVTLNISRLEGEGLVLLLRPLVVDLLSATGLSHEDASGYLPRL; encoded by the coding sequence ATGCCGCCGCGCCAGGGAGTGTCCAAAGCCCTCGCCTTCCTCCGCAAGCGTTCCAGGATCGGCTTCAGGCGCAGCTCGAACTCGGTGGTCCCGGCGCTGCAGATGACCGCCTGCGCGGTGGGGGCGTACGCCTTCGCGGAGCACGTCCTCGGCCACAGCGGTCCGCTGTTCGCCGCGACGTCGTCGATGATCTCGCTGGGGTTCTCCCGGGATCCGCGCATCCGGCGGGTCCTCGAGGTGGCGATCGGCTGCACCCTCGGGATCTCCGTGGGCGACCTCCTGCTCACCTTCTTCGGTACCGGGCTCTGGCAGGCCGCCGTCGTGCTGTTCATCTCGATCCTGCTGGCCCGCTTCCTGGACAGCGGCACCATCTTCACCACGCAGCTCGGGCTGCAGTCCCTGCTCGTGGTGCTGCTGCCCGCACCCCAGGGCGGACCGTTCACGCGGAGCGTCGACGCGATCGTGGGCGGCCTGTTCGCGCTCGCGATCACCGTGCTGCTGCCCCGGGACCCGCGCCGTGAGCCGAAGACCAACGTGCGCGGACTGCTCGGTGAGCTCTCCGGCGTGCTCCGTGACGGCGCCTCGGCCCTCCGGCAGAGCGATTCCACCCTCGCGTGGCACGCGCTCGTGCGGGCGCGCAGCTGCCAGGCCCAGCTCGACACCCTGACGGGCGGCATGAGGGCTGCGGAGGAGGTGGCACGCATCTCCCCCGCGTACCGCCGTCACCGCGACGAGCTCGGCGACCTGCGCAGCGCCATCGACTCGATCGATCTCGCCATCCGCAACAGCCGCGTGTTCTCCCGCCGCCTGACCTCGGCCATCAACCACGCGGCGCTGACCGACGAGGCGATCGAGACGCTCGGCCAGGCGCTCGAGGACACCGCCGACGCCGTCGACGTCCTGAGCCGGGCCCTCTCGGCGGGTGATTCCGCCGAGCGGCGCCTGAATCTGCGGCAGGCGCGCAACGAACTGGCGGCCGTCGCCACCGACCTCCACCCGGTGACCCTCAACATCAGCCGCCTCGAGGGCGAGGGGCTCGTCCTCCTCCTGCGTCCGCTCGTCGTCGACCTGCTGAGCGCCACCGGCCTCTCCCACGAGGACGCCTCCGGCTACCTGCCCCGTCTCTGA
- a CDS encoding phosphate ABC transporter substrate-binding protein PstS, producing MKALRFGRAAAVISVAALALTACGSDNATGEPAAEGPTSSAAGTAVSGTLTGIGASSQNSAMEAWKAGFESANQGAMVQYSPDGSGAGRKAFLSGGAQFAGSDAYLKDDEMTQAVEVCGPDGALNIPAYISPIAIAFNLGDVKDLNLDASTIAKIFKKEITAWNDPAIASQNEGVDLPDTPITVVHRSDESGTTENFVDYLSSAAPEDWTYEVDGAWPADLQSENAKGTSGVVQTVTSTDGGITYADASAVGDLGKAKVKVGEEYTEISSDAAAKAVEVAEPVEGRPELDMSLELQRDTTESGAYPVVLVSYHVYCTTYDSQETVDLVKAFGSYVISEEGQAEAEASAGNAPLSASLSEKAQKAIDSIKVAS from the coding sequence GTGAAGGCTCTTCGCTTCGGCCGCGCGGCGGCAGTTATCTCCGTAGCCGCGCTGGCGCTGACCGCTTGCGGTTCCGACAACGCCACTGGCGAGCCCGCCGCGGAGGGCCCCACGTCCTCCGCAGCCGGCACGGCGGTGTCCGGGACCCTGACCGGTATCGGCGCCTCGTCGCAGAACTCCGCGATGGAGGCCTGGAAGGCCGGTTTCGAATCCGCCAACCAGGGCGCCATGGTGCAGTACTCGCCCGACGGCTCGGGTGCAGGGCGCAAGGCCTTCCTGAGCGGCGGCGCGCAGTTCGCCGGCTCGGACGCCTACCTCAAGGACGACGAGATGACCCAGGCCGTCGAGGTCTGCGGCCCGGACGGCGCGCTGAACATCCCCGCGTACATCTCCCCGATCGCGATCGCCTTCAACCTCGGCGACGTCAAGGACCTGAACCTCGACGCGTCCACCATCGCGAAGATCTTCAAGAAGGAGATCACCGCCTGGAACGATCCCGCGATCGCCTCCCAGAACGAGGGCGTCGACCTGCCCGACACCCCGATCACCGTCGTGCACCGCTCGGACGAGTCCGGCACCACCGAGAACTTCGTGGACTACCTCTCCTCGGCGGCTCCCGAGGACTGGACCTACGAGGTCGACGGCGCCTGGCCCGCGGACCTGCAGTCCGAGAACGCCAAGGGCACCTCCGGTGTCGTCCAGACGGTCACCTCGACCGACGGCGGCATCACCTACGCCGACGCCTCCGCCGTGGGGGACCTCGGCAAGGCCAAGGTCAAGGTCGGCGAGGAGTACACGGAGATCAGCTCCGACGCGGCGGCCAAGGCCGTCGAGGTCGCCGAGCCGGTCGAGGGCCGCCCCGAGCTCGACATGTCCCTCGAGCTCCAGCGCGACACCACCGAGTCCGGCGCCTACCCCGTCGTCCTGGTCAGCTACCACGTGTACTGCACCACCTACGACAGCCAGGAGACCGTCGACCTCGTGAAGGCGTTCGGCTCCTACGTCATCAGCGAGGAAGGCCAGGCGGAGGCCGAGGCCTCCGCGGGCAACGCCCCTCTGTCCGCGTCGCTCAGCGAGAAGGCCCAGAAGGCCATCGACTCCATCAAGGTTGCCTCCTAG
- the pstC gene encoding phosphate ABC transporter permease subunit PstC, whose product MSTNSLKASTDRGRAGDRIFSGISLTAGVLILAVLFSVAVFLLVQAAPTFTADPTEITGGDGFTAYILPIVIGTVIAAVIALAIATPVGIAVALFISHYAPRRLARAFGYVVDLLAAIPSVIYGAWGYIVLAPQLARGYTWLAENLGWIPLFAGPASQTGKTMLTAGIVLAVMVIPIITSLSREIFLQTPNLHEEAALAMGATRWEMIRMAVLPFARPGIISATMLGLGRALGETMAVALVLSPGALIASLVKSGNQTIAAEIALNFPEAFGLRLNELIAAGLVLFVITLIVNMIARFIITRHKEFSGAN is encoded by the coding sequence GTGTCAACCAATTCGCTGAAAGCGTCGACAGATCGAGGCCGCGCAGGCGACAGGATCTTCTCCGGCATCTCCCTCACCGCCGGTGTCCTGATCCTGGCCGTGCTCTTCAGCGTCGCAGTGTTCCTGCTCGTGCAGGCCGCGCCGACCTTCACCGCCGATCCCACCGAGATCACGGGCGGTGACGGCTTCACCGCCTACATCCTGCCGATCGTCATCGGTACCGTCATCGCCGCCGTGATAGCCCTGGCGATCGCGACCCCCGTCGGTATCGCCGTCGCCCTCTTCATCTCGCACTACGCGCCGAGGCGGCTCGCACGGGCCTTCGGCTACGTCGTCGACCTGCTCGCGGCCATCCCGTCCGTGATCTACGGCGCCTGGGGCTACATCGTCCTCGCGCCGCAGCTGGCCAGGGGCTACACCTGGCTCGCCGAGAACCTGGGCTGGATCCCGCTCTTCGCCGGGCCCGCGAGCCAGACCGGCAAGACCATGCTCACCGCCGGGATCGTCCTCGCGGTCATGGTCATCCCGATCATCACCTCGCTCAGCCGGGAGATCTTCCTGCAGACCCCCAACCTCCACGAGGAGGCGGCGCTCGCGATGGGCGCCACGCGCTGGGAGATGATCCGCATGGCGGTCCTGCCGTTCGCGCGCCCCGGGATCATCAGCGCGACCATGCTCGGCCTCGGCCGCGCCCTCGGCGAGACCATGGCCGTGGCCCTGGTCCTCTCACCCGGTGCGCTCATCGCCAGCCTCGTGAAGTCCGGCAACCAGACCATCGCGGCCGAGATCGCGCTGAACTTCCCGGAGGCGTTCGGCCTGCGGCTCAACGAGCTGATCGCGGCGGGCCTCGTGCTGTTCGTGATCACGCTGATCGTCAACATGATCGCCCGTTTCATCATCACCCGGCACAAAGAATTCTCGGGAGCTAACTAA
- the pstA gene encoding phosphate ABC transporter permease PstA: MATNLTLQRRQSQLTRGHLPSYALWVVLAAAVILGAALSSLIGFSVVGWAVISAIVFVFAATLVTAVGEGERKAKDRLVTFLVYGAFLVALLPLVSVLWTVLERGLPGLSYNFLFTSMNGVTGAVDNQAVQNGTPVLGGAYHAVLGTLQITLWATLISVPIGLLTAVYLVEYGAGKNLTKAITFFVDVMTGIPSIVAGLFAAALFGLLFGPGTRTGFVAAVALSVLMIPVVVRSTEEMLKIVPNELREASYALGVRKWRTITRVVIPTAISGIASGVTLSIARVIGETAPILVTAGFASSINWNVFGGWMSTLPTFIYYQILTPTSPTSPDPSNQRAWAAALLLILMVMLLNLVARFVARIFAPKTSR; this comes from the coding sequence ATGGCCACCAACCTGACGCTCCAGCGTCGCCAGTCCCAGCTCACCCGCGGCCACCTCCCCTCCTATGCGCTGTGGGTGGTCCTCGCGGCCGCCGTCATCCTCGGCGCGGCGCTGTCCTCCCTGATCGGGTTCAGCGTCGTCGGCTGGGCGGTCATCTCCGCCATCGTCTTCGTCTTCGCGGCCACCCTCGTGACCGCCGTCGGCGAGGGCGAGCGCAAGGCCAAGGACCGCCTCGTCACGTTCCTCGTGTACGGGGCCTTCCTGGTCGCCCTGCTGCCGCTCGTCTCGGTCCTCTGGACCGTGCTGGAGCGGGGACTCCCGGGCCTCAGCTACAACTTCCTCTTCACGTCGATGAACGGCGTCACCGGCGCCGTGGACAACCAGGCCGTGCAGAACGGCACGCCCGTGCTCGGCGGCGCCTACCACGCCGTGCTCGGGACGCTGCAGATCACCCTTTGGGCAACGCTCATCTCCGTGCCCATCGGCCTGCTCACGGCCGTCTACCTGGTGGAGTACGGCGCCGGCAAGAACCTCACCAAGGCGATCACGTTCTTCGTGGACGTCATGACCGGCATCCCCTCGATCGTCGCGGGCCTGTTCGCGGCGGCGCTGTTCGGCCTCCTGTTCGGACCGGGCACCCGCACCGGGTTCGTGGCCGCCGTCGCCCTCTCCGTCCTCATGATCCCCGTGGTGGTCCGCTCCACCGAGGAGATGCTGAAGATCGTGCCCAACGAACTCCGCGAGGCGTCCTACGCCCTCGGTGTCCGCAAGTGGCGCACCATCACCCGCGTGGTCATCCCGACGGCGATCTCCGGTATCGCCTCCGGCGTAACCCTCTCGATCGCCCGCGTGATCGGTGAGACCGCGCCTATCCTTGTGACGGCAGGCTTTGCGAGCTCCATCAACTGGAACGTCTTCGGTGGCTGGATGAGCACCCTGCCCACCTTCATCTATTACCAGATCCTCACGCCGACCTCCCCGACGTCGCCGGATCCGAGCAACCAGCGCGCCTGGGCCGCCGCGCTCCTGCTGATCCTCATGGTGATGCTCCTGAACCTGGTCGCCCGGTTCGTGGCCCGCATCTTCGCCCCCAAGACCAGCCGCTGA
- the pstB gene encoding phosphate ABC transporter ATP-binding protein PstB, producing MSKRIDVKDLNVYYSKFLAVEDVNINIEARSVTAFIGPSGCGKSTFLRTLNRMHEVIPGARVEGEVLLDGDNLYDTAVDPVTVRGQIGMVFQRPNPFPTMSIRDNVLAGVKLNNKRMSRSDGDDLVEKSLRGANLWNEVKDRLGRPGSGLSGGQQQRLCIARAIAVSPQVILMDEPCSALDPISTLAIEDLINELKADYTVVIVTHNMQQAARVSDKTAFFNIAGTGKPGKLIEYDDTTKIFSTPSVKATEDYVSGRFG from the coding sequence ATGTCCAAGCGAATCGACGTCAAGGACCTGAACGTCTACTACAGCAAGTTCCTTGCCGTGGAGGACGTCAACATCAACATCGAAGCCCGTTCGGTGACGGCGTTCATCGGTCCGTCGGGCTGCGGCAAGTCGACGTTCCTCCGCACCCTCAACCGCATGCACGAGGTCATCCCCGGTGCGCGGGTCGAGGGCGAGGTGCTGCTCGACGGCGACAACCTGTACGACACCGCGGTGGACCCCGTGACCGTGCGCGGGCAGATCGGCATGGTCTTCCAGCGCCCCAACCCGTTCCCGACCATGTCGATCCGCGACAACGTGCTGGCCGGCGTCAAGCTCAACAACAAGCGCATGAGCAGGTCCGACGGCGACGACCTCGTCGAGAAGTCGCTGCGCGGCGCCAACCTCTGGAACGAGGTCAAGGACCGCCTGGGCCGGCCGGGGTCGGGGCTTTCCGGCGGCCAGCAGCAGCGCCTGTGCATCGCCCGCGCCATCGCGGTCTCGCCGCAGGTGATCCTGATGGACGAGCCGTGCTCGGCCCTGGATCCCATCTCCACGCTGGCCATCGAGGACCTCATCAACGAGCTCAAGGCCGACTACACCGTGGTGATCGTGACCCACAACATGCAGCAGGCGGCCCGCGTGTCCGACAAGACGGCGTTCTTCAACATCGCCGGCACCGGCAAGCCGGGCAAGCTCATCGAGTACGACGACACCACGAAGATCTTCAGCACGCCTTCGGTGAAGGCGACGGAGGACTACGTCTCCGGGCGCTTCGGGTAG